One genomic segment of Methanobacterium spitsbergense includes these proteins:
- a CDS encoding glutamate decarboxylase, producing MFLSDKKNLDEMDESEREFTTTYGSRYFAKSVPKYEMPKTGMPARAAYQIIHDELNLDGNPSLNLASFVTTWMEPEADLLIMESIGKNYVDNDEYPQTEVIQDRVVNMLARLFNAPNDCKSVGSATIGSSESIMLGLLAHKWTWKKRREAEGKSVDKPNIVMGADVHTVWEKFARYFDVELKLIPLREDIYTITAEDVVAEIDENTIAVGAVVGTTFTGQMDPIEEINTALLEIKKTKGWDIPIHVDGASGGFILPFLIPDLQWDFRLEQVRSINVSGHKYGLVYPGIGWLIFKDKSDLPEELIFNINYLGGLMPNYSLNFSKGSSTIIAQYYNFIRLGIEGYTDIMKNMQENARYLASKLEATGNFKIINKRVIFPLVAVELQNCEFNAFHLSEKLRQKGWIVPAYTLPPNANDIAVLRMVVKESFSKDMVEMFFDDIMESIEKLNQSSEERKEIIDKKENPTLLY from the coding sequence ATGTTTTTATCAGATAAAAAAAATTTGGATGAAATGGATGAGTCAGAAAGGGAATTCACAACAACCTATGGTAGCCGTTATTTCGCAAAAAGCGTACCCAAATATGAAATGCCAAAAACTGGTATGCCTGCAAGGGCAGCCTACCAAATTATACACGATGAATTGAATCTTGATGGTAATCCTTCTCTGAACTTAGCAAGTTTTGTTACCACTTGGATGGAACCTGAAGCAGATCTCTTGATAATGGAAAGCATCGGAAAAAACTATGTTGACAACGATGAATACCCCCAAACAGAAGTAATACAAGACAGGGTTGTAAACATGCTTGCAAGACTGTTCAACGCCCCAAATGATTGTAAATCAGTTGGAAGTGCAACAATAGGTTCTTCAGAATCTATAATGCTGGGACTTCTCGCCCATAAATGGACTTGGAAAAAAAGAAGAGAAGCCGAAGGCAAATCAGTTGATAAACCCAACATAGTAATGGGTGCAGATGTTCATACTGTATGGGAAAAATTTGCACGATACTTCGATGTAGAACTTAAACTCATACCTCTACGGGAAGATATATACACCATAACAGCAGAGGATGTAGTAGCAGAAATTGACGAAAACACTATTGCAGTTGGTGCGGTGGTTGGAACAACATTCACGGGGCAGATGGATCCAATAGAAGAAATTAACACTGCATTATTAGAAATTAAGAAAACCAAAGGATGGGACATACCCATACATGTTGATGGTGCAAGTGGAGGATTTATTCTACCATTCCTTATTCCGGATCTACAATGGGATTTCAGGTTGGAACAAGTAAGATCCATAAATGTATCAGGCCATAAATATGGGTTAGTATATCCTGGTATTGGTTGGTTAATATTTAAAGATAAAAGTGACCTGCCAGAAGAGCTTATTTTTAATATAAATTATCTTGGAGGGCTCATGCCCAACTACTCCCTAAATTTTTCAAAAGGCAGTAGTACAATTATTGCACAGTACTATAACTTCATAAGGCTGGGAATAGAAGGTTATACAGATATTATGAAGAATATGCAAGAAAATGCACGTTATCTTGCTTCAAAACTTGAGGCTACTGGTAATTTCAAGATAATAAATAAGAGAGTAATATTTCCACTGGTAGCTGTAGAGCTTCAAAACTGTGAATTTAATGCATTTCATCTTTCTGAAAAGCTTAGACAGAAGGGATGGATTGTACCTGCTTACACACTTCCACCAAATGCCAATGACATTGCTGTTTTAAGAATGGTTGTAAAAGAAAGTTTTAGTAAAGATATGGTTGAAATGTTCTTTGACGATATAATGGAATCAATTGAAAAGCTCAATCAGTCCAGTGAAGAAAGAAAAGAGATAATTGATAAAAAAGAAAATCCAACACTGCTTTATTAG
- a CDS encoding potassium channel family protein has product MNARNRPSILWQNILIVLMIIDGILLFLIVISMNLRASTLHNMGLIDLLVSLIILLVFIWKIKVNKTSKVDFLKNNWTDIIAFIPIYFIASEFGMTYPHIFIKIFIVIKLVAMYLFIQKIGSEAIKYQEKTRLDYALAFFLVIFFFCSYVFYTAEHGINPEVATYDDSIWFVLQTITTVGYGDIIPVTGIGRLMGVMSMFSALILTSIVTSVATFSLIEKFRKGTEILAEKTSSNVKTVNEKLNHINTRLDELDKINDINMNIEDMKSEIESLKEIIKNKK; this is encoded by the coding sequence ATGAATGCAAGAAACAGGCCGAGTATATTATGGCAGAACATACTCATTGTATTGATGATAATTGATGGGATACTACTCTTTTTAATTGTAATATCAATGAATTTAAGGGCATCAACCCTCCATAATATGGGTTTAATCGATTTATTGGTATCTCTTATCATTCTGTTGGTGTTTATTTGGAAAATTAAAGTAAATAAAACTTCTAAAGTCGATTTTCTTAAAAATAACTGGACAGATATCATTGCATTTATTCCAATCTATTTTATTGCATCAGAATTTGGAATGACATATCCCCATATTTTTATCAAGATATTTATAGTGATAAAACTGGTTGCAATGTATTTATTCATACAGAAAATTGGTTCAGAAGCCATAAAATATCAGGAAAAAACACGTCTTGATTATGCACTGGCCTTCTTCCTTGTGATTTTCTTTTTCTGTTCCTATGTATTTTACACAGCAGAACATGGTATAAATCCAGAAGTTGCAACTTACGATGATTCCATCTGGTTTGTTCTTCAAACAATTACCACTGTTGGTTATGGGGATATAATTCCCGTAACAGGTATAGGTAGGCTTATGGGTGTAATGTCCATGTTTAGCGCTCTTATACTTACAAGTATTGTAACTTCTGTTGCAACCTTTTCTTTGATAGAGAAGTTCAGAAAGGGAACAGAGATACTTGCAGAAAAAACCAGTTCCAATGTGAAAACTGTAAATGAAAAACTTAACCATATTAACACCCGTTTAGATGAACTTGATAAAATAAATGATATCAATATGAACATAGAAGATATGAAATCGGAAATCGAGAGTTTAAAGGAAATTATAAAAAATAAAAAGTAA